The following coding sequences are from one Salvia hispanica cultivar TCC Black 2014 chromosome 3, UniMelb_Shisp_WGS_1.0, whole genome shotgun sequence window:
- the LOC125210363 gene encoding histone H3.v1-like → MEDSFRVRVDKVFGALGNDTAPSAGVSPALWSLTDEEIERREWNRNKDTTPQGKDRAQSEPSFDLESDLNELSEEEDEEEEEEEEEEEEQEEGEEIDGAKRRRNNNNGGGGESGVEEYLEPDISKNVKCADYELEEVCRYGELPSSFQVTAKDPRANHSGAKVRLREDAEATGELDGLQLSDSSMATNLDAEDIKKGELGIGNPKPILRKRDISMDTKSQKRVRFMAGPESSTHEDQQAASDLASESRAMSDNSVSEQASDPSKYSAGVPDYLINPKKST, encoded by the exons ATGGAAGATAGTTTCAGAGTTCGCGTAGATAAGGTCTTCGGCGCTCTCGGCAACGATACGGCGCCATCCGCCGGCGTAAGCCCTGCCCTCTGGTCCCTCACCGATGAAGAAATCGAACGCCGAGAATGGAATCGCAACAAGGATACTACTCCACAAGGAAAAGACCGCGCCCAATCTGAACCCTCCTTTGACCTAGAATCGGATCTTAACGAGTTGAGCGAAGAGGAAGacgaagaggaggaggaggaggaggaggaggaagaagaacaagaagaGGGCGAGGAAATTGACGGTGCCAAACGACGCCGTAACAATAACAACGGCGGTGGTGGCGAATCTGGCGTTGAGGAGTATTTGGAA CCGGATATATCTAAAAACGTGAAATGTGCTGACTATGAACTTGAAGAAGTTTGTAGATATGGTGAGCTTCCCAGTTCTTTCCAGGTTACTGCAAAAGATCCTCGGGCCAATCACTCGGGTGCAAAAGTTAGACTGAGAGAAGATGCAGAGGCTACTGGAGAACTTGATGGTTTACAACTTTCTGATAGCTCCATGGCCACAAATTTGGATGCtgaagatataaaaaaaggagAGTTAGGTATAGGTAATCCTAAGCCGATCCTGAGAAAAAGAGATATTTCGATGGACACCAAATCACAGAAACGTGTTAGATTCATGGCTGGACCTGAAAGTAGTACTCATGAGGATCAGCAGGCAGCCAGTGATTTGGCATCAGAATCTCGTGCGATGAGTGATAATTCAGTGTCTGAACAGGCTTCTGATCCTTCTAAATATTCGGCAGGGGTTCCTGATTATCTTATAAACCCTAAAAAATCCACGTAG